Proteins from a single region of Crassaminicella profunda:
- the pyk gene encoding pyruvate kinase, with protein sequence MRKTKIVCTIGPASESKDTLKELMKNGMNVTRLNFSHGSHEEHQKRIDTIKEVRGELNLPIAILLDTKGPEIRTGNFKEGEAFLEEGKNFTLTTREILGDVTIGSITYKDLPNDVKIGDPILIDDGLIGLEVLEIIDGTDIKCMIRNSGMVKNHKGVNVPGVKINLPAITKKDQDDIIFGIQNGIDFIAASFVRKSEDVLAIRRILEEYDAEDIQIISKIENQEGVDNIEKIIEVSDGIMVARGDLGVEIPTQQVPLVQKMIIKRCNSIGKPVITATQMLDSMMRNPRPTRAEVTDVANAIFDGTDAIMLSGETAAGKYPVDAVKTMANIAQTTEGALDYRAILREKAVGKERSITDAVSHATCSSAQDLGASAIITATSSGYTARMVSKFRPKAPIIVATTSEKVMRRLALSFGAYAMLTEIGNSTDEVFDLSVNKALEAGYIKHGDLVIITAGVPVGVAGTTNTIKVHIAGKILVKGMGIGNAGAVGNVCIAMNATDAKNKFKEGDILVTIATDKEMVPFMEKAAAIITEKGGLTSHAAIVGLNIHKPVIVGATDVTKLLRNGDVVTVDSIRGLVYSGKANVL encoded by the coding sequence ATGAGAAAAACAAAAATTGTATGTACTATTGGACCTGCAAGTGAAAGCAAAGATACTTTGAAAGAATTGATGAAGAATGGGATGAATGTAACACGACTTAATTTTTCTCATGGAAGCCATGAAGAGCATCAAAAACGTATAGATACCATTAAAGAAGTTAGAGGAGAACTTAATCTACCCATTGCAATTTTATTAGACACAAAGGGACCAGAAATCAGAACGGGTAATTTTAAAGAGGGGGAAGCTTTCTTAGAGGAAGGAAAGAATTTTACATTAACAACAAGAGAAATTCTTGGAGATGTAACCATTGGTAGTATTACTTATAAAGATCTTCCAAATGATGTGAAGATTGGAGATCCCATCTTAATAGATGATGGATTAATTGGTTTAGAAGTTTTAGAAATTATTGATGGAACAGATATAAAATGTATGATTAGAAACTCAGGGATGGTAAAAAATCACAAGGGCGTAAATGTACCAGGTGTTAAAATCAATCTTCCTGCCATTACGAAGAAGGATCAAGATGATATTATTTTTGGTATTCAAAATGGTATAGATTTTATAGCAGCTTCTTTTGTAAGAAAATCAGAAGATGTATTAGCTATAAGAAGAATCTTAGAAGAATATGATGCAGAGGATATTCAAATTATTTCTAAGATTGAAAATCAAGAGGGTGTAGATAATATAGAAAAAATTATTGAAGTTTCTGATGGAATCATGGTTGCAAGAGGTGATTTAGGTGTGGAAATTCCAACACAGCAAGTTCCTCTTGTACAAAAAATGATCATCAAAAGATGTAATAGTATAGGAAAACCTGTTATCACTGCTACACAGATGTTAGATTCTATGATGAGAAATCCAAGACCCACTAGAGCGGAAGTGACAGATGTTGCTAATGCCATATTTGATGGTACAGATGCCATCATGCTTTCAGGGGAAACGGCTGCTGGAAAATATCCAGTAGATGCAGTAAAAACTATGGCGAATATTGCACAAACTACTGAAGGTGCATTAGATTATCGAGCTATTTTAAGAGAAAAAGCAGTAGGAAAAGAAAGAAGTATTACGGATGCTGTGAGTCATGCAACCTGTAGTAGTGCTCAAGATTTGGGTGCATCAGCTATTATTACAGCAACTTCATCAGGATATACAGCAAGAATGGTATCAAAATTCAGACCAAAAGCACCGATTATTGTTGCAACGACAAGTGAAAAAGTTATGAGAAGACTTGCACTTTCTTTTGGGGCATATGCAATGCTTACAGAAATAGGAAATTCAACGGATGAAGTATTTGATCTGTCTGTAAACAAGGCATTAGAGGCTGGATATATAAAGCACGGAGATTTGGTAATTATTACAGCAGGTGTACCAGTAGGTGTTGCAGGAACAACCAATACGATTAAAGTCCATATTGCTGGTAAAATTTTAGTAAAAGGTATGGGAATTGGAAACGCTGGTGCTGTAGGAAATGTTTGTATTGCAATGAATGCAACGGATGCTAAGAATAAGTTTAAAGAAGGGGATATTCTTGTAACCATTGCAACAGATAAAGAGATGGTTCCATTTATGGAAAAAGCTGCAGCTATTATTACAGAGAAGGGTGGACTTACTTCTCATGCAGCTATTGTAGGGTTAAATATTCATAAACCAGTTATTGTTGGTGCCACTGATGTAACAAAACTGTTAAGAAACGGAGACGTTGTAACGGTTGATAGTATAAGAGGTCTTGTATATAGTGGAAAAGCAAATGTCCTATAA